The proteins below are encoded in one region of Pomacea canaliculata isolate SZHN2017 linkage group LG7, ASM307304v1, whole genome shotgun sequence:
- the LOC112568126 gene encoding uncharacterized protein LOC112568126 isoform X3: protein MCVTMEAAFPCFSFLIIFSLNKQVFPSCNTGEKLNVAETLFQKEGSFLNITYLLNVSENSVSTEKSHFYVDVCQSNTRSLLCKFIRLEQSRNFTVKYGDVGDTLCVPERRYFTSSMMTWEMKISQLFTRSITAIYLYIESKTLHRQTVLIPIDVKYPSKVTNLTVDGQEVNSTHLIKEGEVNVCCFFKRGNPPVVFKLLDINGMEIADKVDKNTMQTKSGEEHLKVSLSVRCQDDWPTVRCEGSGSERNRSVSFLVRCAPRFIDGPVTLISSEFEKVTLHVKAHTTIFKECFLTPTPSQDTFIPKVKCNLSGEPPNLVLTLHPEENIYQGIWEITLGNEIGYDITTVNITEYSMSETTAQNEESVSETTARSDESVGVLTTIVLSCGCVLLVAVIAVVVVRIKIITKEPQKAGPTDERRQSNDTTEGATMIVNDMYGTTGGANIRHDVSQTFHPPNRDLSLPQTASRAPARPPRAQHVRARDDRNSAQSDSPYDHETYGQTYLTSADVCKNKKQQKKGGAEGVKGDIYASVSAVRKEEKNQAIKDRTTPVYEIDNTTETTESMEKASRQRDANGLIYGDLVFTAVSSAKPVVQQETKTEYATIAMTAIVPPRNPKK from the exons ATGTGTGTCACCATGGAGGCAGCTTTCCCGTGTTTCTcttttctaataatatttaGTTTAAACAAGCAAGTGTTTCCTTCTTGTAACACAG GTGAAAAGCTGAACGTCGCAGAGACATTATTTCAAAAGGAaggcagttttttaaatattacttatcTTCTTAATGTTAGTGAAAACTCAGTATCTACAGAGAAATCACATTTCTATGTTGACGTGTGCCAAAGTAACACCAGATCACTTCTGTGCAAATTTATAAGGCTAGAGCAGTCTCGGAACTTCACTGTGAAATATGGTGATGTTGGAGACACACTGTGTGTACCAGAGCGTCGCTACTTCACCAGCTCCATGATGACCTGGGAGATGAAGATTTCACAGCTGTTCACTCGGTCCATCACTGCTATATATCTCTACATTGAGAGTAAAACtctacacagacagacagtgctGATACCCATTGATGTAAAAT ACCCATCCAAGGTCACAAATCTGACCGTAGACGGACAAGAAGTGAACAGTACTCATCTCATTAAGGAGGGTGAAGTCAACGTCTGCTGCTTTTTTAAGAGAGGAAATCCTCCTGTTGTCTTCAAACTCTTAGACATAAATGGAATGGAAATTGCTGATAAAGTGGACAAAAACACAATGCAAACTAAGAGTGGTGAAGAGCATCTGAAGGTTTCCCTGTCAGTCAGGTGTCAAGACGACTGGCCGACAGTTCGTTGTGAAGGAAGCGGGTCGGAAAGAAATAGATCGGTGTCCTTTCTTGTGAGAT GTGCTCCTCGGTTTATTGACGGTCCTGTCACACTTATATCTTCAGAATTCGAGAAAGTAACTTTACATGTAAAGGCACACACAACCATATTCAAGGAATGTTTCCTAACACCGACTCCGTCACAGGATACATTCATACCGAAGGTGAAGTGCAACCTGAGTGGAGAGCCTCCTAATCTGGTGTTGACGCTTCATCCGgaagaaaacatttaccaaGGAATCTGGGAAATAACTCTTGGCAATGAAATAGGTTATGACATTACAACAGTGAACATCACTGAATATTCTA TGTCTGAGACGACAGCCCAGAATGAAGAATCAGTGTCTGAGACTACAGCCCGGAGTGACGAATCAGTCGGTGTACTAACAACAATTGTCCTCTCGTGTGGTTGTGTCTTGCTAGTCGCAGTTATTGCCGTCGTCGTCGTTCGTATTAAAATAATAACCAAAGAACCCCAGAAAG CTGG GCCTACAGATGAAAGAAGACAGTCAAACGACACCACAGAAGGAGCAA CGATGATCGTGAACGACATGTATGGGACCACTGGAGGAGCTAATATCAGACACGATGTCAGCCAAACCTTCCATCCTCCCAACAGAGACCTTTCGCTTCCACAGACAGCATCCAGGGCTCCAGCTCGCCCTCCACGCGCTCAACACGTGCGGGCACGTGACGACAGGAACTCCGCTCAGTCAGACTCTC CTTATGATCATGAAACGTATGGCCAGACTTACTTGACATCCGCTGATGTTTGcaagaacaagaaacaacagaagaaag GAGGTGCTGAGGGAGTAAAAGGAGACATTTATGCTTCTGTAAGTGCTGTTCGCAAGGAGGAGAAGAATCAAGCGATCAAAG ACAGAACGACTCCTGTTTATGAAATTGATAACACAACTGAAACCACAGAGTCTATG GAGAAGGCTTCCCGTCAAAGGGATGCTAATGGACTAATATATGGAGACTTAGTTTTCACAGCCGTGAGTTCAGCCAAGCCCGTCGTCCAGCAGGAGACGAAGACAGAGTATGCCACCATCGCAATGACTGCTATCGTCCCTCCACGAAATCccaaaaaataa
- the LOC112568126 gene encoding uncharacterized protein LOC112568126 isoform X1, protein MCVTMEAAFPCFSFLIIFSLNKQVFPSCNTGEKLNVAETLFQKEGSFLNITYLLNVSENSVSTEKSHFYVDVCQSNTRSLLCKFIRLEQSRNFTVKYGDVGDTLCVPERRYFTSSMMTWEMKISQLFTRSITAIYLYIESKTLHRQTVLIPIDVKYPSKVTNLTVDGQEVNSTHLIKEGEVNVCCFFKRGNPPVVFKLLDINGMEIADKVDKNTMQTKSGEEHLKVSLSVRCQDDWPTVRCEGSGSERNRSVSFLVRCAPRFIDGPVTLISSEFEKVTLHVKAHTTIFKECFLTPTPSQDTFIPKVKCNLSGEPPNLVLTLHPEENIYQGIWEITLGNEIGYDITTVNITEYSMSETTAQNEESVSETTARSDESVGVLTTIVLSCGCVLLVAVIAVVVVRIKIITKEPQKEVTAGPTDERRQSNDTTEGATMIVNDMYGTTGGANIRHDVSQTFHPPNRDLSLPQTASRAPARPPRAQHVRARDDRNSAQSDSPYDHETYGQTYLTSADVCKNKKQQKKGGAEGVKGDIYASVSAVRKEEKNQAIKDRTTPVYEIDNTTETTESMEKASRQRDANGLIYGDLVFTAVSSAKPVVQQETKTEYATIAMTAIVPPRNPKK, encoded by the exons ATGTGTGTCACCATGGAGGCAGCTTTCCCGTGTTTCTcttttctaataatatttaGTTTAAACAAGCAAGTGTTTCCTTCTTGTAACACAG GTGAAAAGCTGAACGTCGCAGAGACATTATTTCAAAAGGAaggcagttttttaaatattacttatcTTCTTAATGTTAGTGAAAACTCAGTATCTACAGAGAAATCACATTTCTATGTTGACGTGTGCCAAAGTAACACCAGATCACTTCTGTGCAAATTTATAAGGCTAGAGCAGTCTCGGAACTTCACTGTGAAATATGGTGATGTTGGAGACACACTGTGTGTACCAGAGCGTCGCTACTTCACCAGCTCCATGATGACCTGGGAGATGAAGATTTCACAGCTGTTCACTCGGTCCATCACTGCTATATATCTCTACATTGAGAGTAAAACtctacacagacagacagtgctGATACCCATTGATGTAAAAT ACCCATCCAAGGTCACAAATCTGACCGTAGACGGACAAGAAGTGAACAGTACTCATCTCATTAAGGAGGGTGAAGTCAACGTCTGCTGCTTTTTTAAGAGAGGAAATCCTCCTGTTGTCTTCAAACTCTTAGACATAAATGGAATGGAAATTGCTGATAAAGTGGACAAAAACACAATGCAAACTAAGAGTGGTGAAGAGCATCTGAAGGTTTCCCTGTCAGTCAGGTGTCAAGACGACTGGCCGACAGTTCGTTGTGAAGGAAGCGGGTCGGAAAGAAATAGATCGGTGTCCTTTCTTGTGAGAT GTGCTCCTCGGTTTATTGACGGTCCTGTCACACTTATATCTTCAGAATTCGAGAAAGTAACTTTACATGTAAAGGCACACACAACCATATTCAAGGAATGTTTCCTAACACCGACTCCGTCACAGGATACATTCATACCGAAGGTGAAGTGCAACCTGAGTGGAGAGCCTCCTAATCTGGTGTTGACGCTTCATCCGgaagaaaacatttaccaaGGAATCTGGGAAATAACTCTTGGCAATGAAATAGGTTATGACATTACAACAGTGAACATCACTGAATATTCTA TGTCTGAGACGACAGCCCAGAATGAAGAATCAGTGTCTGAGACTACAGCCCGGAGTGACGAATCAGTCGGTGTACTAACAACAATTGTCCTCTCGTGTGGTTGTGTCTTGCTAGTCGCAGTTATTGCCGTCGTCGTCGTTCGTATTAAAATAATAACCAAAGAACCCCAGAAAG AAGTAACAGCTGG GCCTACAGATGAAAGAAGACAGTCAAACGACACCACAGAAGGAGCAA CGATGATCGTGAACGACATGTATGGGACCACTGGAGGAGCTAATATCAGACACGATGTCAGCCAAACCTTCCATCCTCCCAACAGAGACCTTTCGCTTCCACAGACAGCATCCAGGGCTCCAGCTCGCCCTCCACGCGCTCAACACGTGCGGGCACGTGACGACAGGAACTCCGCTCAGTCAGACTCTC CTTATGATCATGAAACGTATGGCCAGACTTACTTGACATCCGCTGATGTTTGcaagaacaagaaacaacagaagaaag GAGGTGCTGAGGGAGTAAAAGGAGACATTTATGCTTCTGTAAGTGCTGTTCGCAAGGAGGAGAAGAATCAAGCGATCAAAG ACAGAACGACTCCTGTTTATGAAATTGATAACACAACTGAAACCACAGAGTCTATG GAGAAGGCTTCCCGTCAAAGGGATGCTAATGGACTAATATATGGAGACTTAGTTTTCACAGCCGTGAGTTCAGCCAAGCCCGTCGTCCAGCAGGAGACGAAGACAGAGTATGCCACCATCGCAATGACTGCTATCGTCCCTCCACGAAATCccaaaaaataa
- the LOC112568126 gene encoding uncharacterized protein LOC112568126 isoform X2: MCVTMEAAFPCFSFLIIFSLNKQVFPSCNTGEKLNVAETLFQKEGSFLNITYLLNVSENSVSTEKSHFYVDVCQSNTRSLLCKFIRLEQSRNFTVKYGDVGDTLCVPERRYFTSSMMTWEMKISQLFTRSITAIYLYIESKTLHRQTVLIPIDVKYPSKVTNLTVDGQEVNSTHLIKEGEVNVCCFFKRGNPPVVFKLLDINGMEIADKVDKNTMQTKSGEEHLKVSLSVRCQDDWPTVRCEGSGSERNRSVSFLVRCAPRFIDGPVTLISSEFEKVTLHVKAHTTIFKECFLTPTPSQDTFIPKVKCNLSGEPPNLVLTLHPEENIYQGIWEITLGNEIGYDITTVNITEYSMSETTAQNEESVSETTARSDESVGVLTTIVLSCGCVLLVAVIAVVVVRIKIITKEPQKVTAGPTDERRQSNDTTEGATMIVNDMYGTTGGANIRHDVSQTFHPPNRDLSLPQTASRAPARPPRAQHVRARDDRNSAQSDSPYDHETYGQTYLTSADVCKNKKQQKKGGAEGVKGDIYASVSAVRKEEKNQAIKDRTTPVYEIDNTTETTESMEKASRQRDANGLIYGDLVFTAVSSAKPVVQQETKTEYATIAMTAIVPPRNPKK; encoded by the exons ATGTGTGTCACCATGGAGGCAGCTTTCCCGTGTTTCTcttttctaataatatttaGTTTAAACAAGCAAGTGTTTCCTTCTTGTAACACAG GTGAAAAGCTGAACGTCGCAGAGACATTATTTCAAAAGGAaggcagttttttaaatattacttatcTTCTTAATGTTAGTGAAAACTCAGTATCTACAGAGAAATCACATTTCTATGTTGACGTGTGCCAAAGTAACACCAGATCACTTCTGTGCAAATTTATAAGGCTAGAGCAGTCTCGGAACTTCACTGTGAAATATGGTGATGTTGGAGACACACTGTGTGTACCAGAGCGTCGCTACTTCACCAGCTCCATGATGACCTGGGAGATGAAGATTTCACAGCTGTTCACTCGGTCCATCACTGCTATATATCTCTACATTGAGAGTAAAACtctacacagacagacagtgctGATACCCATTGATGTAAAAT ACCCATCCAAGGTCACAAATCTGACCGTAGACGGACAAGAAGTGAACAGTACTCATCTCATTAAGGAGGGTGAAGTCAACGTCTGCTGCTTTTTTAAGAGAGGAAATCCTCCTGTTGTCTTCAAACTCTTAGACATAAATGGAATGGAAATTGCTGATAAAGTGGACAAAAACACAATGCAAACTAAGAGTGGTGAAGAGCATCTGAAGGTTTCCCTGTCAGTCAGGTGTCAAGACGACTGGCCGACAGTTCGTTGTGAAGGAAGCGGGTCGGAAAGAAATAGATCGGTGTCCTTTCTTGTGAGAT GTGCTCCTCGGTTTATTGACGGTCCTGTCACACTTATATCTTCAGAATTCGAGAAAGTAACTTTACATGTAAAGGCACACACAACCATATTCAAGGAATGTTTCCTAACACCGACTCCGTCACAGGATACATTCATACCGAAGGTGAAGTGCAACCTGAGTGGAGAGCCTCCTAATCTGGTGTTGACGCTTCATCCGgaagaaaacatttaccaaGGAATCTGGGAAATAACTCTTGGCAATGAAATAGGTTATGACATTACAACAGTGAACATCACTGAATATTCTA TGTCTGAGACGACAGCCCAGAATGAAGAATCAGTGTCTGAGACTACAGCCCGGAGTGACGAATCAGTCGGTGTACTAACAACAATTGTCCTCTCGTGTGGTTGTGTCTTGCTAGTCGCAGTTATTGCCGTCGTCGTCGTTCGTATTAAAATAATAACCAAAGAACCCCAGAAAG TAACAGCTGG GCCTACAGATGAAAGAAGACAGTCAAACGACACCACAGAAGGAGCAA CGATGATCGTGAACGACATGTATGGGACCACTGGAGGAGCTAATATCAGACACGATGTCAGCCAAACCTTCCATCCTCCCAACAGAGACCTTTCGCTTCCACAGACAGCATCCAGGGCTCCAGCTCGCCCTCCACGCGCTCAACACGTGCGGGCACGTGACGACAGGAACTCCGCTCAGTCAGACTCTC CTTATGATCATGAAACGTATGGCCAGACTTACTTGACATCCGCTGATGTTTGcaagaacaagaaacaacagaagaaag GAGGTGCTGAGGGAGTAAAAGGAGACATTTATGCTTCTGTAAGTGCTGTTCGCAAGGAGGAGAAGAATCAAGCGATCAAAG ACAGAACGACTCCTGTTTATGAAATTGATAACACAACTGAAACCACAGAGTCTATG GAGAAGGCTTCCCGTCAAAGGGATGCTAATGGACTAATATATGGAGACTTAGTTTTCACAGCCGTGAGTTCAGCCAAGCCCGTCGTCCAGCAGGAGACGAAGACAGAGTATGCCACCATCGCAATGACTGCTATCGTCCCTCCACGAAATCccaaaaaataa